One Streptomyces coeruleorubidus DNA segment encodes these proteins:
- the nuoI gene encoding NADH-quinone oxidoreductase subunit NuoI translates to MAEEPKDTKPGFQNPVAGFGVTFKAMFKKRLTEQYPEQQKTTAPRFHGRHQLNRHPDGLEKCVGCELCAWACPADAIYVEGADNTDEERYSPGERYGRVYQINYARCILCGLCIEACPTRALTMTNEFELADSSRANLIYTKEQLLAGLEEGMVDTPHAIYPGTDEQDYYRGLVTEAAPGTERQVAHSKGEVVQEADSTFGGTEPASKKVIDR, encoded by the coding sequence ATGGCTGAGGAACCGAAGGACACCAAGCCCGGTTTCCAGAACCCGGTGGCCGGCTTCGGCGTGACCTTCAAGGCCATGTTCAAGAAGCGGCTGACCGAGCAGTACCCGGAGCAGCAGAAGACCACGGCTCCGCGCTTCCACGGACGGCACCAGCTCAACCGCCATCCGGACGGCCTGGAGAAGTGCGTCGGCTGCGAACTGTGCGCGTGGGCGTGCCCCGCCGACGCGATCTACGTGGAGGGCGCGGACAACACCGACGAGGAGCGCTACTCGCCGGGCGAGCGGTACGGCCGCGTCTACCAGATCAACTACGCCCGCTGCATCCTGTGCGGCCTGTGCATCGAGGCGTGCCCCACGCGCGCGCTCACGATGACGAACGAGTTCGAGCTGGCCGACTCCAGCCGGGCCAACCTCATCTACACCAAGGAGCAGCTGCTCGCCGGTCTGGAGGAGGGCATGGTCGACACGCCCCACGCCATCTACCCGGGCACCGACGAACAGGACTACTACCGCGGCCTGGTCACCGAGGCCGCACCCGGTACGGAGCGCCAGGTCGCCCACTCCAAGGGCGAGGTCGTGCAGGAGGCCGACTCGACCTTCGGCGGGACGGAACCGGCGTCGAAGAAGGTGATCGACCGATGA